The sequence below is a genomic window from Thermithiobacillus plumbiphilus.
CTGCATCTGCTGCTCGGGCTTTTCAGTGAGGGCCTGCCGGAGGCCTGGGAGGTCACCCCGTTCATGGCCATGCTCTCGGGCGCGCTCGCCAAGCACGAAGGACGTGAGGAACAGGGGCTCTTTCCCGTCTGGGATATGCGCTTGAAGAGCCTGCAAGATGCGGAAAGGAAGGCTTTGCTGGATCGTGCTAAGGATGTGCTCGGCGGGGCAGAGGACGCCGCTCTGGCATGATGCCCCCCGCGGGCGGGGAATTTCCGTTTGATGTAATGCGCTCAGTGCGTTACCGCTGCGCTTTCAGGAGGGCGTGCCGGCGCGCCTGTTCGAACACCCGAATATTTTCTGGGTGATAACGCTGGCCATGGAGAATGACTTCGGGAGAGTCGTCTGATCCGGATCGGACCTGCATCCCGATCAGGGCGTCCCGGTCCATCTGAACGATGCTGGTTGGACAGGGGCAGAGTGTCCAGACGAGAAAGGCAACAAAAAAGCTGAATCCGATCAGACCTTCCAGGGGCAGCGTGGCCGATGGCGCAAGCGGACCGTTTTCCTGGAAGACCAGGACGGCGGTGACGACCACGCCCAGAACAGCGAGAGCAATACGCCGGGCCCGGAGAAACGGTTTCCTGTACCCGGTGGCGACTCGATACTTGACGAGATACATGTGCTCGAGCCCGTCAAGGACAGTGAAATCCTCCTTGTCCATTAATGCACCCATCAGCCTGTCTCCCCCTGTCAAAGCGCGTATTTAAAATATATTTCATTTACCGCTTTGCGCAAAGGGTAGCCAGGGACCTAGGATGGATTTTGCTGGCCCTCCTTTTTTAGCCGCTCTTGCCGTCGACGCGAGGTTGCCAGTAGATCAATCCATATTTCCAGATCCAGGAAACGATGCTGAACAGCCAGACGGATGCGGCGAGCGGATAAATCAATCCTGGAGCTATTGACAGACCAATATCGGGCAGGATACGCAGCACGGCGGCGGCCTGCAGCCCGAGAAAGAGTGTCCAGGTCAGGGCATCGGCTGCGAGCGGACGTCCGGAGTGTCCCAGAGTGACGCGGGAGGCCATCGCAAGCATCATGGCAGCGAAAAAGCCGATCCCAAGCGCGTGTAATGGCGCAAAGCCAAGGGTGAAATCCCCGGCATGGTCGAACAGCAAGGCCACGTCCTGAAAGCTGTAGAAGGCCAGTGCGATGGCGAGCCAGAAAAAGGCGATGTGCAGTACCGCCAGCAACCGTACCTGAAAACTGCGTAGTAGATCCCAGCGGTAGGACAACCAGGCTGCCAGAGCCAGAAAGGGCAGGTCGAAGAAGCCACGCCAGGCGTCCAGCCCCAACAGTTCCAGCAGGCCGTGGCCAGTGGCGCAGGCCAGCATGGCCGGAAGTATCCAGTCAGGTCGGTAGATCACATAAGCTGTCAGTACCCGGCTCGAAAAAAAAGGGATCATGCGATGACTGACGGTGAGAAAGATTGGCAGGAGAAAAAACCAGATGCCTGCGATGCGGCTGAAATTCAGAAACTGTATTGCGCCTGTAAACAGCCAGAGACCGTAGGCGCAGGCACCCAGCCAGCCCATGAAAAGCCCGGCAATGGTGACGCGGGAGTGTTGCTTGTCAGGATGCTGGCTCTGTCGGAGTATGGCGAGCAGCGCCAACAGTCCGATGCCCCAGCCCGCGAGGAACAGTAATACGCCCACCAGCAGCAGGAGCTTGTCAATCACAAGGCCGGCATAGAAGAGCAGCATCCCGCCCGCCATCAGGATGCTCGCCGGTAAATAAGACCAGCGTGTCACCGGCCTGCCGTTCAACCAATTAGGGAAGGTGGTCATGAGG
It includes:
- a CDS encoding NnrS family protein, which codes for MTSPSWRQLGAAPHRLMFFLGAFQAAGVMLWWLGDLLGRYTQAYAAPSWTIPAAWAHAFLMIYGFFPFFIFGFLMTTFPNWLNGRPVTRWSYLPASILMAGGMLLFYAGLVIDKLLLLVGVLLFLAGWGIGLLALLAILRQSQHPDKQHSRVTIAGLFMGWLGACAYGLWLFTGAIQFLNFSRIAGIWFFLLPIFLTVSHRMIPFFSSRVLTAYVIYRPDWILPAMLACATGHGLLELLGLDAWRGFFDLPFLALAAWLSYRWDLLRSFQVRLLAVLHIAFFWLAIALAFYSFQDVALLFDHAGDFTLGFAPLHALGIGFFAAMMLAMASRVTLGHSGRPLAADALTWTLFLGLQAAAVLRILPDIGLSIAPGLIYPLAASVWLFSIVSWIWKYGLIYWQPRVDGKSG